From Triticum urartu cultivar G1812 chromosome 2, Tu2.1, whole genome shotgun sequence, a single genomic window includes:
- the LOC125541121 gene encoding uncharacterized protein LOC125541121 — METYSDLDTDGGNPAPMKPAMEEPRTAAATGGPSIVGPDAPPAPQPGTAAGARKRKAPTTATAKARMPQVEEPIQMPVYYGLREMFDSVQGDDLVEDSLDTFVENNCAHVIGELPLQPQSMSLVDLQLWIFKLFRLHPETQDLSIKVDLLLRRLL; from the exons ATGGAAACCTACTCCGACCTCGATACCGATGGCGGCAACCCTGCTCCGATGAAGCCAGCGATGGAGGAACcacgcaccgccgccgccactgGAGGTCCCTCCATAGTTGGGCCCGACGCTCCCCCCGCTCCCCAGCCG GGTACCGCTGCCGGCGCGAGGAAGCGGAAGGCCCCGACTACGGCGACAGCGAAGGCTCGCATGCCGCAG GTTGAAGAACCGATTCAGATGCCTGTGTACTATGGACTTAGAGAAATGTTTGACAGCGTTCAGGGCGATGATTTAGTTGAAGATTCGTTAGACACTTTTGTAGAGAACAACTGTGCACACGTCATTGGCGAGCTACCGCTGCAGCCGCAGTCGATGTCATTGGTGGATCTACAGCTCTGGATCTTCAAGTTGTTCCGGCTCCATCCAGAAACACAAGATCTCTCTATTAAGGTGGATCTACTCCTACGACGACTCCTCTGa